TCCCAGATCGCCGCCTTCCGCAGTAAAACCACCCGGATGATTGTCGATTTCTCCCCTTGGGAGCTGACAGGTCCGCTGGAGGAGCGGCTGAACCTCCTTAAAGAAGCCTTGGAGGAAGAGGTCACGGTCACTTTTGAATACATAACGGCCGAAGGCAGGGTAAGTGTGCGTACAATCGAGCCATATACGCTGGTCCTTAAGGGACAGTTCTGGTACTTATACGGGTTCTGCCAGGACCGTCAGGATTTCCGCCTCTTCAAGCTGCTGCGGATGAAAGCGCTGGTGAAGGAGAACAGCCACTATATCCGCCAGGATATCCCTCTTACTGAGCTGCCGTGGAGCAGTGCCTGGAAGGAACCGCAGAATCTCACGCCGGTCACGCTGCGTTTCACGCCAGAAGGCAAGCATCTAGCCGAGGAATACTTCGACTGTGAGACGCTCCAGCGGGAGGATACCGGCGGATATACCCTCACAGTCAAATACCCTG
The sequence above is a segment of the Paenibacillus sp. FSL R7-0204 genome. Coding sequences within it:
- a CDS encoding helix-turn-helix transcriptional regulator yields the protein MKIDRLLSIVILLLNRPLIQAKELADMFEVSVRTIYRDIDSINSAGIPVVTYQGAGGGIGLMQGYRLDRNVLSERELADIFNALQSASSIGGGGHQLLMEKISSIVPPSQIAAFRSKTTRMIVDFSPWELTGPLEERLNLLKEALEEEVTVTFEYITAEGRVSVRTIEPYTLVLKGQFWYLYGFCQDRQDFRLFKLLRMKALVKENSHYIRQDIPLTELPWSSAWKEPQNLTPVTLRFTPEGKHLAEEYFDCETLQREDTGGYTLTVKYPENDWLYGFLLSFGTVLEVLGPEHVRRRLGEVARGVAAAYSADLAETQ